One window of the Shewanella litorisediminis genome contains the following:
- a CDS encoding MBL fold metallo-hydrolase, translating into MYKLHRLKGHIQTIYLAEHPQGLVLLDGCCRADVALVCHFIRHKLKRALAELKLVVVTHMHPDHAGGAHALRAKTGARIAAADVPGHWYRGLDGVAMHLTDMALAAWVAKRLGKPMRWLWYSRRLEADILLSDDSRLPDFPEWRVFHCPGHTDRDLVLLHEEEGCAYVADLLVKVKGRYIPPFPLFYPNRYKSSLMKLKCLAPKRVLLAHGGEVSLAEVDLDRVLADSPTVPMTHWRSVKIKLKQIFHRA; encoded by the coding sequence ATGTACAAGCTTCACCGGCTCAAGGGCCATATCCAGACCATTTATCTTGCCGAGCACCCCCAGGGGCTGGTGCTGCTGGACGGCTGTTGCCGGGCCGATGTGGCGCTGGTGTGCCATTTTATTCGCCATAAGCTCAAGCGTGCGCTGGCTGAACTCAAGCTGGTGGTGGTGACCCATATGCACCCGGATCATGCCGGTGGCGCACATGCCCTGAGGGCAAAAACCGGCGCCCGCATTGCCGCCGCCGATGTTCCCGGCCACTGGTACCGGGGGCTGGATGGCGTGGCTATGCATCTCACCGATATGGCGCTCGCTGCCTGGGTTGCCAAACGCCTTGGTAAGCCGATGCGCTGGCTCTGGTATTCCCGCAGGCTCGAGGCCGATATTTTGCTTTCGGACGACAGCCGCTTACCGGATTTCCCCGAGTGGCGGGTGTTTCATTGTCCCGGCCATACCGACCGGGATCTGGTGTTGCTCCATGAGGAAGAAGGCTGTGCCTATGTGGCCGATCTCCTGGTGAAGGTAAAGGGCAGGTACATCCCGCCTTTTCCGCTGTTTTATCCCAACCGCTACAAGAGCTCGTTAATGAAACTCAAATGCCTGGCACCTAAGCGGGTGCTGCTGGCACACGGCGGCGAGGTCAGTCTGGCCGAGGTGGATTTGGACCGGGTACTGGCCGACTCGCCCACAGTGCCCATGACCCATTGGCGCTCGGTGAAAATCAAGCTGAAACAAATTTTCCATCGCGCCTGA
- a CDS encoding glutathione S-transferase produces the protein MTEQALLYSFRRCPYAMRARMALIFCQLPIRVREVALKDKPAELLALNPKGTVPVLVSGDTLLTESLDIMLWATKQSSQAAATALRQQLPAALALITANDEGFKPWLDKYKYFDRHPQFDQSYYRDNACEFIAGLDDRLSQSTMLLGEEISLADLAIFPFVRQFAGVEPGWLDTNYPKVARWLDNHLASKAFAACMYKYPLYQQQGDTLPLVLMTG, from the coding sequence ATGACTGAACAAGCCCTGCTTTACAGCTTCCGTCGCTGCCCCTACGCCATGCGCGCCCGTATGGCGCTGATATTTTGCCAGTTACCCATCAGAGTAAGGGAAGTCGCCCTGAAAGATAAGCCCGCCGAGTTACTGGCACTCAATCCCAAGGGCACGGTTCCTGTTCTGGTGAGTGGCGACACCCTGCTGACCGAAAGCCTGGATATCATGTTGTGGGCCACAAAGCAGTCCAGCCAAGCCGCAGCGACCGCTCTCAGGCAACAATTACCTGCCGCGTTGGCCCTGATAACTGCCAACGACGAAGGCTTTAAGCCCTGGCTCGACAAATACAAATACTTTGACCGCCATCCCCAATTCGACCAGAGCTATTACCGCGACAACGCCTGCGAATTTATCGCCGGCCTGGATGACCGGCTCAGCCAAAGCACCATGTTACTGGGTGAGGAGATAAGCCTGGCGGATTTGGCGATTTTCCCCTTTGTGCGTCAGTTTGCGGGGGTAGAACCCGGCTGGCTCGACACCAATTACCCCAAGGTCGCGCGCTGGCTGGATAATCACCTGGCATCAAAGGCGTTTGCAGCTTGTATGTACAAGTATCCCCTCTACCAGCAGCAAGGCGACACTTTGCCTTTGGTGCTGATGACCGGGTAG
- a CDS encoding ABC-three component system protein: protein MSQEDDEKYPASAISSWSGFVYQGKVALYHSLKLIHDGDLDFELQLDSSDDFAIYKKGKLQTAHQVKAKISKYRSGYTNALEQSTLIEYDKIKGTTRYFHVSVQLNNVDDHKGASGETVKFYRYGDNYHCGLGEIEGLTKELIKKICEKQSITVSDNLINFNYCLLSEKISTKAIHNHKLNQVDELSENKAAYEGRIKARSILDDLLNENPYQNRDYYAVELKARLQTHLEERLDQALPTMSDATYERARRLCEHIRETHINELKTLCQMMKPSERFQDVQTNDIRRYTKLIQTISVEPIFNHLPHYLDSENRFYVPTALDVDESEECESDMIHEMKNNGDLLRLLFEYNHLIASKAETSFTFNTKFTNSDDYDNKQATEKLESNITKSLCISVITKDDAEDLLNDKATN from the coding sequence GTGAGCCAAGAAGATGATGAGAAATACCCAGCCAGCGCCATATCCTCGTGGAGCGGCTTCGTTTATCAAGGGAAAGTTGCACTATATCACTCGCTCAAGCTTATTCACGATGGCGACTTGGATTTCGAGCTTCAGCTAGACAGTAGTGACGACTTCGCTATTTATAAAAAAGGAAAGCTACAAACCGCACATCAAGTCAAAGCTAAGATAAGTAAATACCGGAGTGGCTACACCAACGCATTGGAACAGTCCACTTTAATCGAATACGACAAGATAAAAGGGACGACCCGGTATTTTCACGTATCGGTCCAGCTAAACAATGTAGATGATCACAAAGGCGCTAGCGGAGAAACAGTGAAATTCTACCGCTACGGAGACAACTATCATTGCGGACTGGGAGAAATTGAAGGGCTGACCAAAGAACTCATAAAAAAAATATGTGAGAAACAGTCCATCACTGTCAGTGATAACCTTATAAATTTTAACTATTGCTTACTGTCAGAAAAAATAAGCACTAAGGCAATACACAATCATAAGTTAAATCAAGTTGATGAACTCTCAGAAAATAAAGCCGCATACGAGGGCCGTATCAAGGCCAGAAGTATTTTAGATGACCTTCTGAACGAAAATCCTTATCAGAATAGAGACTACTATGCAGTTGAATTAAAGGCTAGACTCCAAACCCATCTAGAAGAAAGACTGGATCAGGCGCTACCAACAATGAGTGACGCCACTTATGAGAGAGCCAGGCGTCTGTGTGAGCACATTCGCGAAACGCACATCAACGAATTAAAAACCCTATGCCAAATGATGAAGCCATCCGAACGGTTTCAAGACGTTCAGACGAACGACATCAGGCGATACACCAAGCTCATACAGACTATTTCGGTGGAGCCCATATTCAACCATCTTCCGCATTACCTCGACAGCGAAAATCGGTTCTACGTACCTACAGCGCTTGACGTAGATGAAAGCGAAGAGTGCGAGTCTGACATGATCCATGAAATGAAAAACAACGGGGATCTGCTGAGACTACTTTTTGAGTACAACCATCTAATTGCCAGCAAAGCGGAAACCTCATTCACCTTTAATACAAAATTCACAAACTCGGATGACTACGACAACAAGCAGGCCACTGAAAAGCTTGAAAGCAACATCACCAAGTCGCTATGCATTAGCGTGATAACAAAAGACGACGCGGAAGATCTACTTAATGATAAAGCAACTAATTAA
- a CDS encoding excalibur calcium-binding domain-containing protein yields MQRGKLVRWNDERGFGFIKPELDGTGDVFIHISSLKQMSRAPRVGDIIVFQLETSSDGKQQAGIARIEGVAIKPASPIKARKSATTFPLGKLLKGVVLIALIAFAVPKLAPLVEGFTSQDTHYSLPPMETEAIVPERYPEPVFRCEGKTHCSEMRSCAEATFYQNNCPGTKMDGDNDGIPCESQWCGH; encoded by the coding sequence ATGCAACGCGGTAAACTGGTCAGATGGAACGACGAACGGGGTTTTGGTTTTATCAAACCAGAGCTGGACGGCACTGGCGATGTGTTTATTCACATCTCGTCACTGAAACAGATGAGCCGTGCTCCACGTGTCGGCGACATCATAGTGTTTCAATTGGAAACCTCATCAGACGGCAAACAGCAAGCCGGTATTGCCCGTATCGAAGGGGTGGCTATCAAACCCGCCTCACCAATCAAAGCCCGCAAATCAGCAACGACCTTTCCATTGGGTAAACTGTTAAAGGGCGTGGTACTGATAGCCTTGATAGCCTTCGCCGTGCCCAAATTAGCCCCGCTGGTGGAAGGCTTTACCTCCCAGGATACCCACTATTCACTGCCGCCCATGGAGACCGAGGCCATAGTGCCGGAACGATACCCAGAGCCAGTGTTTCGCTGCGAAGGCAAAACCCACTGCAGTGAGATGCGCTCCTGTGCCGAAGCCACCTTCTATCAAAACAATTGTCCTGGCACGAAAATGGACGGTGACAACGACGGCATCCCCTGTGAATCCCAATGGTGTGGTCATTAA
- a CDS encoding AAA family ATPase, with amino-acid sequence MNWKISKIEVSSFKAFKHIYLDLGESSLLTLDGPNGYGKTSIFDAIELLLTGQISRIQNLFNTLLTKKKRDYTDNLFWNNRSGDNDLCVKIEFVNDAQKLVLARHCPAAIFKKPANNRADKYENFKLYELPEFESSDFTKTNQRDNSFLDEVFGKNFRENFSFLNYLEQGQNRLLHTRVDERKDKLGNLFNISDIEAEIENCNTLYNKFTRYINSPERTAKTASLEEEIAKLREALQPEARVVEYKKLTTTDVQPGWDKESLFSTYSAVDHVAYQESVRKIIALLPLRATIKTRVYNETIDADINRNEESLRSLARFGKDVDKLDGLEAIKKRIDELRSAAKIINRGASVIKVEEARTLPNWKDGRLKWFELQIESRNKLGEKSTANASIVAELEHLKKQLLEKHKKSYPDDQLCPLCGADWEEYKSMVDAIEARTKQISESLSQYGKDLVNLIAAMDEELKLIDTHIQDSLKVLTPTFEANLHTALSKIKLRLPAITQLKEKLQNENIQFADSFTEIDDVVNERLEKLKEILRSKKQVESDALALPEDWRETTNNAFKDLQDFYIITAEDLRDKEQYISIKANEAKNARLQTCLSDLKFIEKETLAAQKAQGKIKKLRDTLTETEQSYTDQTISAIELIFHIYSGRLIQNYQRGLGLFIESREGTQLRFLTAEKSEHDAVMSMSSGQVSALSLAFFLSLNKVYAKVPLILIDDPSQSLDEVNVASLTDLLRCELKHCQLVVSSHEDDISAYMRYRFDRAGLTASSLNMQLLAKEAS; translated from the coding sequence ATGAACTGGAAAATATCCAAGATTGAAGTATCTAGCTTCAAAGCATTCAAGCATATCTACTTGGATCTCGGCGAGTCGTCCTTACTAACCTTGGACGGCCCTAACGGTTATGGTAAAACAAGCATCTTCGATGCAATCGAACTTCTGCTCACCGGCCAGATCAGTCGAATACAAAACCTATTCAATACATTATTAACCAAGAAGAAAAGAGACTACACGGACAACCTCTTCTGGAACAATCGCTCCGGCGATAACGACCTCTGCGTTAAAATTGAATTCGTTAATGATGCTCAAAAACTTGTTTTAGCCAGACATTGCCCAGCTGCGATTTTCAAAAAACCAGCAAACAATCGTGCAGACAAATACGAAAACTTCAAGCTTTACGAGTTACCAGAATTCGAATCATCTGACTTCACAAAAACCAATCAGCGTGACAATAGTTTTCTTGACGAAGTTTTCGGAAAAAATTTCAGGGAAAATTTTTCCTTCCTTAACTATCTGGAGCAAGGACAAAACCGGCTGTTACACACCCGGGTAGATGAACGCAAGGATAAATTAGGAAACCTCTTTAACATCAGCGATATTGAGGCCGAGATTGAAAACTGCAACACCTTATACAATAAGTTCACAAGGTACATCAACAGTCCTGAGCGCACGGCAAAAACGGCATCACTCGAAGAAGAGATAGCCAAACTAAGAGAAGCATTGCAGCCAGAGGCTCGGGTAGTTGAGTACAAAAAACTCACGACGACCGATGTCCAACCAGGATGGGACAAGGAGAGCTTGTTCTCAACCTATTCAGCGGTAGATCATGTTGCTTACCAGGAATCTGTTCGCAAGATCATTGCTCTTCTGCCACTCAGAGCCACGATAAAAACCAGGGTTTATAACGAGACAATCGATGCTGACATTAATCGTAACGAGGAGTCTCTGAGGAGCTTGGCTCGGTTCGGCAAAGACGTTGATAAACTTGATGGTCTTGAAGCAATTAAGAAGAGGATTGATGAACTACGGAGCGCAGCGAAGATCATCAATCGCGGTGCCTCGGTCATCAAGGTCGAAGAAGCCAGAACACTACCAAACTGGAAGGATGGACGCCTTAAGTGGTTTGAGTTACAAATTGAATCTCGAAATAAACTAGGAGAAAAAAGCACCGCCAACGCGAGCATCGTAGCCGAATTGGAACACCTGAAAAAGCAGTTACTTGAAAAACATAAAAAATCCTATCCAGACGACCAGTTGTGCCCTCTCTGTGGCGCTGATTGGGAAGAATATAAATCAATGGTGGATGCGATTGAAGCAAGAACCAAGCAGATCTCTGAGTCGCTATCCCAATACGGCAAGGATTTAGTTAACCTTATCGCTGCAATGGACGAAGAGTTGAAGCTCATCGACACCCATATACAAGACAGCCTCAAAGTTCTCACGCCTACATTTGAAGCAAATCTTCATACAGCACTTTCCAAAATTAAGCTTCGGCTCCCGGCTATAACTCAGCTAAAGGAGAAGCTGCAAAACGAAAACATTCAATTTGCTGACTCATTTACGGAAATTGATGACGTAGTAAATGAGCGACTTGAAAAGCTCAAGGAGATTCTAAGAAGTAAAAAGCAGGTTGAATCTGATGCTTTAGCGCTGCCGGAGGACTGGCGAGAAACAACAAACAACGCTTTCAAAGACCTACAGGACTTCTACATAATTACGGCTGAAGACTTGAGGGATAAAGAGCAGTACATATCGATTAAAGCTAACGAGGCTAAAAATGCCAGGCTACAAACCTGTCTTTCCGATCTTAAATTTATCGAAAAAGAAACCCTGGCAGCCCAAAAAGCACAAGGTAAAATCAAAAAACTCCGCGACACACTAACGGAGACAGAGCAGAGTTATACTGACCAGACAATTTCGGCTATTGAGCTCATATTCCACATCTACAGTGGCCGACTGATCCAAAACTACCAGCGCGGCCTGGGCTTATTTATCGAGAGCCGCGAAGGTACACAGTTGAGGTTCCTGACTGCCGAAAAGTCTGAACACGACGCAGTCATGTCCATGAGTTCTGGTCAGGTGTCCGCTCTTAGCCTTGCCTTCTTTCTATCACTCAACAAGGTCTATGCTAAGGTGCCTCTCATCTTGATTGATGACCCGTCGCAATCCCTGGATGAAGTAAACGTTGCTTCCTTGACTGACCTACTCCGTTGCGAACTCAAGCATTGTCAATTGGTTGTCTCCTCCCACGAGGACGATATCTCGGCCTATATGCGCTACCGATTTGACAGAGCGGGTTTGACAGCAAGTTCGCTCAACATGCAGCTCTTGGCGAAAGAAGCTTCGTAA
- a CDS encoding SixA phosphatase family protein, with product MLKNKNRMAFALTGLGLLLSVLASPGWAADIWLFRHGEKAPGKEPALTDAGKERAQRIAGLILRAPSTGENIRLYSTDYRRTQETIAPLAKATGVTVESYDPADLAQLAAQLSTLDGTVVVAGHSNTTPELLKLLTGIERHIPEDRFDVLYHLVPAAEGFSLQELSSDPHKP from the coding sequence ATGTTGAAAAACAAAAACAGGATGGCATTCGCCTTAACCGGGCTTGGTCTGCTCTTGAGCGTGCTTGCCAGCCCGGGCTGGGCCGCCGATATCTGGCTGTTTCGCCACGGTGAAAAGGCGCCGGGGAAAGAGCCTGCGCTGACCGACGCGGGCAAAGAGCGGGCACAGCGTATTGCCGGGCTTATCCTCAGGGCGCCATCGACCGGCGAAAACATCCGGCTCTATTCCACGGATTATCGCCGCACCCAGGAAACCATAGCGCCGCTGGCCAAGGCGACAGGTGTGACGGTAGAGAGTTACGACCCCGCTGACTTGGCACAGTTGGCGGCGCAGCTGAGTACGCTGGATGGCACAGTTGTCGTGGCCGGTCACAGCAACACCACGCCTGAGTTACTCAAACTCCTGACCGGCATTGAGCGCCATATCCCCGAAGACAGGTTCGATGTGCTCTATCATCTTGTGCCGGCCGCAGAGGGCTTCAGTCTGCAGGAGCTGTCATCGGATCCCCATAAGCCTTAA
- a CDS encoding NYN domain-containing protein, protein MKKIALFVDVQNIYYTCREAYQRQFNYRKLWQQVSGEGEIVSAFAYAIHRGDDGQLKFQDAMRHIGFELKLKPFIQRSDGSAKGDWDVGITIDVLETAPGVDCVILLSGDGDFALLLSKIRQKYAVEAEVYGVPALTAKSLMEAASRFHPIDESLLL, encoded by the coding sequence GTGAAAAAAATCGCCTTGTTTGTCGATGTACAAAACATCTATTACACCTGCCGTGAGGCGTATCAGCGCCAGTTTAACTATCGCAAACTCTGGCAGCAGGTAAGTGGCGAGGGGGAGATTGTCAGCGCCTTTGCCTACGCCATTCATCGGGGTGACGATGGCCAGTTAAAGTTTCAGGATGCCATGAGGCATATAGGGTTTGAGCTTAAGCTCAAGCCCTTTATTCAGCGCAGCGATGGCTCGGCCAAGGGTGATTGGGATGTGGGGATCACCATAGATGTGCTGGAGACCGCGCCCGGGGTGGATTGCGTGATACTGCTGTCCGGCGATGGGGACTTTGCGCTCTTGCTTTCGAAGATAAGGCAAAAATACGCCGTCGAGGCTGAGGTGTATGGTGTGCCTGCGCTCACCGCAAAATCCCTGATGGAGGCGGCAAGCCGCTTTCATCCCATAGATGAGTCCTTGCTTCTCTAG
- a CDS encoding ABC-three component system middle component 1, which yields MIKQLINEALIAHGFVSKLELDTTSFYIRESGTAVRFAVLHNLDGLLDPAELNIRINQLAPEEFLRNPSFKKNCDLICIHRLDVLAEFKDHEEEIFAIEEDPHFYKKYVLYYSTAEESALTNFTYEKLVSVIADKREFLDYKENPLDATQYSFAAKTFIKLPFLELPSNQGNLISLRLQAVEAVAEAGLNDTYSTIQKVTDKNAEKIIKEMIKNELENIQD from the coding sequence ATGATAAAGCAACTAATTAATGAAGCACTTATTGCCCATGGCTTTGTGAGTAAACTCGAACTGGATACCACAAGCTTCTATATTCGCGAGTCTGGAACAGCCGTCAGATTCGCAGTCCTACATAATCTTGACGGCCTGCTAGACCCAGCCGAGCTGAATATTAGAATCAATCAACTTGCTCCTGAGGAGTTTCTCAGAAACCCAAGCTTTAAGAAAAATTGTGATTTGATTTGTATTCACCGCCTTGATGTTCTGGCCGAGTTCAAGGATCACGAAGAAGAAATCTTCGCAATCGAAGAAGACCCGCACTTTTATAAAAAATATGTCCTCTATTACAGTACTGCGGAAGAAAGTGCGCTCACTAATTTCACCTACGAAAAACTGGTATCTGTGATTGCTGACAAAAGGGAATTTCTTGACTACAAAGAAAACCCTCTTGACGCTACACAATACAGCTTCGCAGCAAAGACCTTTATCAAGCTTCCTTTCTTAGAGCTACCCAGCAATCAGGGAAACCTTATCTCCTTGAGGTTACAGGCAGTTGAGGCCGTCGCAGAAGCTGGCCTAAACGACACATATTCGACTATCCAGAAAGTTACAGATAAAAACGCCGAAAAAATTATCAAGGAAATGATTAAAAATGAACTGGAAAATATCCAAGATTGA
- a CDS encoding MFS transporter, producing the protein MTNPLRTFASLYSTTLLTVLAGGLLTTYLGLKLSAMQVPQIWIGAMMSAYYAGLVAGSKIGHKLIARVGHIRAFVASAGIVTASALGHALVDDLSIWIVLRLLVGLGMMCQYMVLESWLNEQADNSQRGTVFASYMIVSYLALILGQGAISLYPDLGLEPLLLIAICFALCIVPIALTRRIHPAPLIPAPLNVTHFFKKAPQALTTVAIGSMIVGSFYGLAPAYASNLGLDPQQVASFMTATIAAGLLAQWPMGKLSDRMSRSRLIRTNCLLLGVLTLGIAITPYQPTVALVMTFLFGILGFTLYPLATALANSRVEQSERVGLSATILLTFGLGACIGPLIASTLMQWLGNSMLYGFMSACTLVLFAGLNYINARQKAEEPSTNDYIMATGDLVSSPLAAALDPRVDIESVQEQMTPTIDTGEASAADEDSRDTGASDTLDDLDDLDNKNGDSDSDSDAGIDKDADNDSATNPFIREQDFIAEPEPSDEADVSKVMEAQKIADEVDDRENAPSKQS; encoded by the coding sequence ATGACCAACCCACTGCGGACCTTTGCGTCGCTGTACAGCACCACCCTCTTGACGGTGCTGGCCGGTGGCCTGTTAACCACCTATCTCGGCCTTAAGCTGTCGGCCATGCAGGTGCCCCAGATTTGGATTGGTGCCATGATGTCGGCCTACTACGCGGGTCTGGTGGCGGGCTCCAAGATTGGCCATAAGCTCATCGCCCGGGTGGGCCATATTCGCGCTTTTGTGGCCAGTGCCGGTATAGTCACCGCCTCCGCCCTGGGGCATGCCTTGGTAGACGACCTCTCGATTTGGATTGTGCTGCGCCTCTTGGTCGGCCTTGGCATGATGTGCCAGTACATGGTGCTGGAGAGCTGGCTTAACGAGCAGGCCGACAACAGCCAGCGCGGCACCGTGTTCGCAAGCTATATGATTGTCTCTTATCTGGCACTGATTTTGGGTCAGGGCGCCATCAGCCTCTATCCGGATTTGGGGCTGGAGCCACTCTTGCTTATCGCCATCTGTTTTGCCCTGTGCATAGTGCCCATCGCCCTCACCCGCCGCATTCACCCGGCGCCCCTGATACCCGCGCCCCTCAATGTGACCCACTTCTTCAAAAAGGCGCCACAGGCACTCACCACGGTTGCCATTGGCAGCATGATTGTGGGCTCCTTTTACGGTTTGGCCCCTGCCTACGCCAGTAATCTGGGGCTGGACCCGCAGCAGGTGGCGAGCTTTATGACCGCCACCATAGCCGCCGGTCTGCTGGCCCAGTGGCCCATGGGCAAGCTGTCGGACCGGATGTCCCGCAGCCGATTGATTCGTACCAACTGCCTGCTGCTTGGGGTGCTCACCCTCGGCATTGCCATTACCCCCTATCAGCCCACGGTGGCGCTGGTGATGACCTTCCTGTTCGGCATACTCGGCTTTACCCTGTACCCGCTGGCCACGGCGCTGGCCAACTCGCGGGTGGAGCAAAGCGAGCGGGTGGGGCTGTCTGCCACCATTTTGCTTACCTTCGGCCTTGGCGCCTGTATCGGCCCCCTGATTGCCTCGACCCTGATGCAGTGGCTGGGCAACAGCATGCTCTACGGCTTTATGTCGGCCTGCACCCTGGTACTCTTTGCCGGGCTTAACTACATCAATGCCCGTCAGAAAGCGGAAGAGCCTTCCACCAACGACTACATCATGGCCACCGGCGACCTGGTATCGTCACCCCTGGCCGCCGCCCTCGACCCCCGTGTGGATATCGAATCTGTGCAGGAGCAGATGACCCCCACCATAGACACCGGTGAGGCCAGCGCGGCAGATGAAGACTCAAGGGATACGGGCGCCAGCGATACGCTTGATGACCTCGATGACCTCGATAACAAAAACGGTGACAGTGACAGTGACAGCGACGCAGGCATCGACAAAGACGCGGACAACGACTCAGCCACCAATCCCTTTATCCGCGAGCAGGACTTTATCGCCGAGCCCGAGCCCAGCGATGAGGCAGATGTGTCAAAGGTGATGGAAGCACAGAAAATCGCCGATGAGGTCGACGACAGGGAAAACGCCCCCAGCAAGCAGAGCTGA
- a CDS encoding Tim44 domain-containing protein, translating to MKKLFIMLAMFFAVSLATSPVVEAKKFGSNKSAGKTQETAQSQPAATNTTATNTTNTTAAPATAAPAAKKGMMGGMLGGLLAGGLLAALFMGEGFENIQIMDIVIIALLAFVLFKVIRMLMASKAQAQPRPAYSGVGQASAAPGQDLYRQQSEPAAFGGHSGNSGFAQPHSTVPFHLPPGFDLAAFLEGARGHYKTLQQAWNEGDLNKIQEYVSIELFNELSQQRRELDGQQHTEVMFLDAELVRATYNNELAEVSVKFSGRYRDAVEGVEEDIKEVWHLERNLIQANAPWLIVGIQQ from the coding sequence ATGAAAAAGTTATTCATTATGCTGGCGATGTTTTTTGCCGTCAGCCTGGCAACCAGCCCCGTGGTGGAAGCAAAAAAATTCGGCAGCAATAAATCTGCCGGTAAGACTCAGGAAACGGCACAGTCGCAGCCTGCGGCCACCAATACCACTGCCACCAATACCACCAATACCACTGCTGCGCCTGCCACGGCAGCACCTGCGGCTAAAAAAGGCATGATGGGCGGTATGCTCGGCGGCCTGCTGGCGGGTGGCTTACTGGCGGCACTCTTTATGGGCGAAGGTTTTGAAAACATCCAGATTATGGACATAGTGATCATCGCCTTGCTTGCCTTCGTGCTGTTTAAAGTCATCCGCATGCTGATGGCCTCCAAAGCACAGGCGCAGCCAAGACCAGCCTATTCAGGTGTAGGGCAAGCCAGCGCCGCGCCTGGCCAGGACCTTTATCGCCAGCAGTCTGAGCCTGCCGCCTTTGGTGGCCATAGCGGCAACAGCGGTTTTGCCCAGCCCCACAGCACAGTGCCATTTCACTTGCCGCCGGGTTTCGATTTAGCCGCCTTTTTGGAAGGCGCCCGCGGCCACTACAAAACCCTGCAACAGGCCTGGAATGAGGGCGATCTGAACAAAATTCAGGAATACGTGTCGATTGAGCTCTTTAACGAACTCAGCCAGCAACGCCGTGAACTCGATGGCCAGCAGCACACCGAAGTGATGTTCCTCGACGCCGAACTGGTGCGCGCCACCTACAACAACGAGCTTGCCGAAGTGAGCGTAAAATTCAGCGGCCGCTACCGCGATGCCGTTGAAGGGGTAGAAGAAGACATCAAAGAAGTCTGGCATTTGGAGCGTAACCTGATCCAGGCCAACGCCCCCTGGCTGATTGTGGGCATCCAGCAATAA
- a CDS encoding DUF3624 domain-containing protein: MACEDCISSVFRQKIGRCKRCMLMLTGLCMLGWPLWYLLFWDSITSVESLTLLAFCIAWTGLLALHLVVWAWRTLSGRD, translated from the coding sequence ATGGCTTGTGAGGATTGTATCTCGTCTGTTTTTCGCCAGAAGATTGGCCGCTGCAAGCGCTGCATGCTGATGCTCACGGGGCTTTGCATGCTTGGCTGGCCGCTTTGGTATCTGCTCTTTTGGGACAGTATTACCAGTGTGGAGTCTCTGACCTTGTTGGCGTTTTGTATCGCCTGGACTGGCCTGCTGGCGCTGCATCTTGTTGTATGGGCGTGGCGAACGCTGTCTGGGCGCGATTAA